The Lewinellaceae bacterium nucleotide sequence ATTAAAAATGTTCAGAAATAAATTTGTCGTATGTTTTTCCTTTTAAGCCGGTTAGCCTGAATGCATCCCTATATAATAGTTGGTTTTGTTTTACAGCTTGATTAATATGAGCTGCAAATAATAAGCCTATTCTTTTTTTACTATTACTGTAAAAGCTGCCGCCGGAACTTTTAGGTTTTGGTATATTTGCAATTTCTTTGATATAATTATTGTAGAATTCAAAGAAGTCAGATTTACTAATTTCCCCAAAATCTAATGCACGCCTCCCTATAACAATTGGGCTTACCTTAAATTTAGTTGCCATCCGCTCAATATCCTCCGGAGTTTCCCACATCTTATTGAAAAGATTATGCGGAACCAGGAATTCAGCTGCTACTTTGTCACAAAGTAGCTCAATAGGGTCATCAGCAGGCATAAAATCCCTAAAATCAAATCCGGCACTTTGGCCTATCCAAACATGCGCTAATTCATGGATCAAAGTAAATAATTGAGCAGATTTAGTGTCTCCGGAATTAACAAAAAGGAAAGGTGCAATTTGATTAACTAAAACAAAACCTCTACAATCATTGACATTGATTGGTCGATAAGGATTATTTTCTACAATACTATTGAAAGAAACTACAATACCGAGATTTTCGATTTTCTGGGTGATATAGTTAAGAGTTTCATATTTTGTCTTAAATCTGAAAGCCCATTTTGGGTTAATATCTAAGTATTCCCTTATATTTTCAGCAATCTTTTTAGCATCAAACTCACTTTTGTAACTGCCTACATAATCTAAGGGCGGAAAATCATTTTCTAATAAATAATCCGTAAGCCATTCCTGTCTATTTTGAAGAAGTAAAATTGTATCATAAACATTCAGGCTAACAGTATCAGTTTTCCCTTTACCAGTACGAAAAAAAGGAATTGGAAGTTCTTCTACCGGAGGCTCAGCAAGAAAGAAATAGCCAAAAGGAAGATGAACCTTGTTAGAAAAAGTTTCTAACTGCTTAACTGTTGGTTTCTTTCTTTGATCGATCCAATCTTTTATCATAGGGGTGTTTTGAATGAATTCATGCAATTCAAATCCAGCCCTTTGTATAGACCAGGGAATCATGTTAACATTTATATCAACTCGATTTGCCATAACTATTTTTATTCGGTTTTTATCGCAATATAAGGGATTTTCCGCTCACCCAACTCACCCCTATCACTCATCCAACTCACCTGGAGCACAAAAACTACTCATCTGACTCATCTCTAGCCACAAAACCACTCATCTTCATTGCCAGGCGCCTTAAAACGCCTTATCTTTAAAAATTTTGTCTTCCCCCTACTCCAAATCTCCCGCCAATTCAAGTTTGATCCAAGCATAGCCAGTTTAAAACAGAGCCTTAAACTATCGGGGAATAGATATTTATTATTTGGAATTTTGTATACATTATTCGGTCTTTTTGAAGGTTTTTGTTTACACAAATAAAATGATTTTTTTTAATCATCATTCTCAGTATTCCATTTGCCAGAACCATTACATTTAATGCAAGTTGTGACTGGTATCCCTCCACATTTATCGCAAAGGATTTCATTATCATAATTATCCTTAATTAATCCTCTGTCACAATATTTACACCGAACCTTTCCTGTACCACTACATCCATCACATTTAACTTCCATCTCGTTTGATTTAAGGTTATAAAATAAATTTGTTTCAAAAAATTCCTACTCTATCCCCAACTCCCCAGCCAAATCAGTATCCTTCCACGATATACAACCCTATGGAAATATCCATTCCCTTTCCTGGCATCCGAAAACACTCAAAGTTGTTTCTTTTATGGTTGGATATAGAATATAACCGCTCACTTGTTCTACTTGTGCATTATGCTGGCCTTCTGTTAGATCCAGCTCCCTAAATGTATTGCCGGATAATCTAAATTGATAAGTCCCATCAACCCATAAATCGTATGGATTGCTTGAAGTATTCGTAAATCGAACAGTTCCTGTTAGGCAATTGTCTATACTGTCCTTGCTACAGGAAAAAAACATTACACTTGAAAGGATTAAACTCATCATAATGAGCCTGTTAAAATTTTTCATCACGTTTGTTTATAGGTTATAAAATAAGTTTGTTCCAAATATAAAAATTAACTCCCAATTTATCCGCCAAATCCAAACTCCTCCCCTTATTCTCCCGCTCCAAGCATACCAAGTTTAAGAAAAATCCTTTTTCATTTTTTTAAATACCTATTGCCTCAATACATCTGCTGAAGCCAATTCAACAGAATAACTTTTTGATTTCCATGGAACCTGCACTTTTAGTTCGAAATCATTATATTCAAGGGGAGACATTCTTTTGCCTAAGTTTACTTGTTCTTGCATAAAAAAGTTATCATTCCTATCATAAAAATTTACTGCCAGAATTATGTTTACGTATGTTGTATGACTGGATTTGTTTTCTATGGTTCCTGTTATTGAACTTTTGCCAATAATCCTCATTTTTTGCCCATGATTGTACAGAACCAAATACCTCTCAGGCGAATGGTATTCCCTGGATTTTTCAAGGCTTTCCACTCTGTCTTTTTTATTATTTTGAATTGCATTAAAGGCGAAAATGGCCAGAACAACCATAAGAAGGGTTGAAATCCAGAATATCCAGCTTTTTGATTCGCTATTTGGACTGGGA carries:
- a CDS encoding ImmA/IrrE family metallo-endopeptidase; translated protein: MANRVDINVNMIPWSIQRAGFELHEFIQNTPMIKDWIDQRKKPTVKQLETFSNKVHLPFGYFFLAEPPVEELPIPFFRTGKGKTDTVSLNVYDTILLLQNRQEWLTDYLLENDFPPLDYVGSYKSEFDAKKIAENIREYLDINPKWAFRFKTKYETLNYITQKIENLGIVVSFNSIVENNPYRPINVNDCRGFVLVNQIAPFLFVNSGDTKSAQLFTLIHELAHVWIGQSAGFDFRDFMPADDPIELLCDKVAAEFLVPHNLFNKMWETPEDIERMATKFKVSPIVIGRRALDFGEISKSDFFEFYNNYIKEIANIPKPKSSGGSFYSNSKKRIGLLFAAHINQAVKQNQLLYRDAFRLTGLKGKTYDKFISEHF